One part of the Vicia villosa cultivar HV-30 ecotype Madison, WI linkage group LG6, Vvil1.0, whole genome shotgun sequence genome encodes these proteins:
- the LOC131612733 gene encoding short-chain dehydrogenase reductase 3b-like: MHRLEGKVAIVTGAASGIGEDTVKTFVENGAFVVIADINDELGHQLVTSIGLEKVSYHHCDVRDEKQVEQTISFTLEKYGTLDIMFSNAGVPGPMSSILEFDLNEFDNTMAVNIRGVAATIKHAARVMVDRKIRGSIICNASVAASVAGCGGHDYVTSKHGLIGLVRSTCSELGAYGIRVNSISPYLVVTPLSCRTLGKEQGELEAKGNDFANLKGVTLKGKHIAEAALFLASDESAYISGHDLVVDGGFSVINTSFPNIIKK; the protein is encoded by the coding sequence ATGCATAGGTTGGAGGGTAAGGTTGCTATAGTGACAGGAGCAGCAAGCGGAATAGGAGAAGACACAGTCAAGACATTTGTTGAAAACGGAGCATTCGTAGTTATTGCAGACATCAACGACGAATTAGGTCACCAACTCGTAACTTCAATCGGCTTAGAAAAAGTGAGTTACCACCACTGTGATGTGAGAGATGAAAAACAAGTTGAACAAACTATATCTTTCACCTTGGAGAAATACGGAACCCTAGACATTATGTTCAGCAATGCTGGAGTTCCAGGTCCTATGTCTAGCATactagaatttgatttgaatgaatTCGACAACACCATGGCTGTGAATATTCGAGGTGTGGCTGCAACTATTAAGCATGCTGCACGTGTCATGGTGGATCGAAAAATCCGAGGATCGATAATCTGTAATGCAAGTGTGGCTGCATCTGTTGCCGGATGTGGTGGTCATGATTATGTTACATCCAAACATGGTCTTATAGGACTTGTACGTTCAACATGTAGTGAGCTTGGAGCTTATGGGATTAGAGTTAATTCTATTTCACCTTATTTGGTTGTCACACCTCTTTCATGTAGGACACTTGGTAAGGAACAAGGTGAACTTGAAGCTAAGGGAAATGATTTTGCTAATTTGAAAGGAGTTACATTGAAGGGTAAGCATATTGCAGAAGCTGCTTTGTTTCTTGCTTCTGATGAATCTGCTTATATTAGTGGACATGACTTGGTTGTTGATGGTGGATTCTCCGTGATTAATACTTCTTTtcctaatattattaaaaaatag